The following proteins are encoded in a genomic region of Rhinolophus ferrumequinum isolate MPI-CBG mRhiFer1 chromosome 17, mRhiFer1_v1.p, whole genome shotgun sequence:
- the LOC117037096 gene encoding 60S ribosomal protein L39 — protein sequence MSSHKTFRIKRFLAKKQKQNRPIPQWIRMKTGNKIRYNSKRRHWRRTKLGL from the coding sequence ATGTCTTCTCACAAGACTTTCAGGATCAAGCGTTTCCTGgccaagaaacaaaagcagaatcgGCCCATTCCCCAATGGATTCGGATGAAAACTGGTAATAAAATCAGGTACAACTCCAAGAGGAGACATTGGAGAAGAACCAAGCTGGGTCTATAA